The stretch of DNA gaagagggtgTAATTATGAGTTGAATTCAACAAGAAAATAGAAGTCATACAGGCCCACAAATTAAACTGACACTTCTTTCTACTTACTTTCATCTATTGCAGGGTCCACGTTTGGTTTGATGGTGAAGCAGTTCTCAGCCATGCTGGTTTCAAAATCAACCTGTATGTCCCAGATTAGGGATGGAATCAATCACATTACTACATTTCATCCTATAAACACAGagtataatataaataaagggtgtaatatatatttatttatatatattatatatatttacaagCATTATAACCACTGGGAACGTATGTACTAGGGTGGAAATTGGAAGCAAAACATAATGGGAAAAAACTTACAACTCGGCTGATGATGGAGGAAATATAGTTGAGGTCATCAGAGAACCCTTCACTGATGTCATGAAAGAGCTGAATGGATTGAGGCAGGTGTCGCACCATATTCCTGATAGACACTGCACTGCAAACCGTCTAACACAACACTCAAACTAACCACATTTTGTACTCATTTAAAATAAGCAGTTACATGGAATTGGAATGCAAAATAACTGTCAAATTGTAGCTCCAACCTTGTAGAGACTCTGCCAGTCGGTTACTTTGGTGTGGGAGAGGGACATCCTGCGCAGAAGAGTCTACAACatgcagatacagacacacacacccacgaaTAAAATGCTTGTTGTTAATGTTCAGAAGGTGACACATTAGGCAAACTGATAAACAGTCACAGATTTGTACAAAAGGAGGTAATTGGCCACAGTTGTTACTGGTATGTTTCTGATATTGCGTAGCAAGGACTGCAGGGTACTCAGGACATCCGAGTTTCGAGGTGATGTGAAGAAACgtatcacttcctgtctcctttGTAACACTGCGTGGTCCTGTGTTGGCCGAAGAAACCACTGGCTGACAGGACAGAAAGCTTAACTCTTGGTACTTCAGTCCAAATACTCcaaaattttacacaaattttGTTCTACTCTCTCTAAATCTCTATATCATAAAACAACCAGAGTGTATTGTGTACACATAGGAATGAATAGCTTTCTTAAGAAAGAAGGCAGCTTTGCATGAATGTACACAAAAGTCAACACTTAAATGTTGTTGCAATTTAAACCATGcaatgaaggaaaaatgtttGATCTGAGCTACAAAACTACAGTTCTGTGGTTTGTAAGTATTTATATGTAAAAGTAAtatgtgatatttttctgttttatgcaTCGTGTAGAGCACATTAATACCAAAAGCCTGTCAAAGGATCTCACAGCTAtgctttcagttttttgtttaaagtTATTTAATTCTGTATATTATTCTTATTCTCTGGACCGAGGTGATTCTTACCGTAACAATCTGGAGCCAAACTTAGACTTGCAGCGGTTTAATATACCTGAAGTAAATAACAGGACAATCAGTGGCTGGCCACACCATTACATTAGCAAAAGAAGACATACAGTCATGCAATATGACTGCCTGAGCTGCATACCATAAAGACTGAGTCCTTCTTTTTCACCTGAATGTAGCTTGTACACTGATGGGTGAAGTTCTGACTTGAAGATCTGCAGTACACTGGAACAAATCATGTGATCTCTATCATCTCATCCTCTATATTTTAGTCTACCTAACAGCACCAGTAAGATGACTGATACAGCATAATTACTTTGGAAAGGACAGTCAAAACGAAAAACGaaggtcatttaaatgtattttatttaaggAGATTTAAAGGGGAAAATGTTAAGGAACACATATTTAACAGAGATCCTTTatataattatcataaaatCTTGGGAGAAATTTGCAAACTTTTGCATTCTTACCTGTATGTGTCTCGATCAATACACACCACGCCTTTCCTGTATTGGGAGGAACACTTTGATGATTCTATGCCTCAATTTCCATTTataaaaaattttgaatttcaaaagCAAGGAATAGGGGgaacaatgaaaatattaagACATTAAATGTGGATGTACTCTGAAAACATCATGTTTCATTGAAAAACACTCTTTCAGTCCCGTTGTTATGGAAAATGTGCAGTCATAATGtggtgcatgtatgtgtgtcttaCAGTGTGTAGGCGCTGAACTGTAGGATAGGAACTCCAACACTGCTGTCTTCTAACTCCACTCCCACTCGCCTCCTGTCCAGACATTTTAGCAGAGCACCCACTGTCCTCAGCTATGTGACAGATGAACACATAGACATGCACCAACAAAATTAACACAGACGtgcaaaaaaagtaattgacaATGATATGTAAACTGTTGGCTCACCATCAGAGGAGAGTCGAAGGAGATACAAGAGGAGAGATAGgacattttgtctctctctgaaatagcagcaggaaggaaaggTAGATGGGCAGACAGCAGCCTCTGTTTACCAATCTCCAGCCCTGCAACATTcaatacataaacacaaatacatgtcaAGCAAATAGACTGCCCACAAATATATGTGAATATTTGGATATTATAAgtaggttcttttttttttttttaccaaagtcAACAAATGGATAAGTCACCACCTCTGGTTTATAATCTGGATTTGAACCTAGGATACAACAGACAGGTTTTtgaagaacattttaaattgttcaTCGTGTGGAAATCAAGTTATTTGTTAGTCAATTTGGAATTTCAGATGGTAATATTGTAATGCTAGTAAGCTCAAAATCAGAATGCTGTTTGTAACACTTATACAATCTCTTCTCTCTTATCACAACCAGCAGGGGTGCAATGTCCCACATCTAATTTCATTCCCTTGACCCAGAAACTACATGTCTCACACCacgtcaaaacaaaacactgtgatgtttttttatttcccattcTTTATACATAGATGATAATGTCCCAGAGCTCACCCAGTTGTTGCAAGAAGCGGGTCATGCAGCGATCTTGCTTTGCGCTGGTTATGATTATGTGGGGGCTAACCTCCTGAATAACTACACAagggaaattaaattaaatgtatcaCAGCTGTGGCAAACACAAGTGTCCGTTTACAGACAAGATCATAATACGAatgcaattaaaaatgtaaaacaaagcGGCTTAATTCTGTTTGAAATAGACAATGATATTCTGTCAGCAACAGGTGCAGTGTTTACCTCTTGCCAGCAGATGAAGCTCGTGGCTGTCAGGAGTATCTACCATATAATGTAAAGAGGAATCCTCACTGTCATAGAAGCTAAGGCCCACTTGTCCATGTTGGGCCAAAACACTCAGTAAAACctagaaataaatacataagtGTGCATCTGACTGCTGCAACGATCTACTGCACAGCTGCTGACTGCAATGCCAAAGCTTACTGTAGATGagtcttcttcctcttcatgtcCATTTATCCCTGGGGCATCAAAAaccagctctcctcctcctccactcagaCCTTCCAATGCTGCCATTTACAGTTAAATCTACAACCAGATGAAAATGTACTTCATGTTCACTGTCAGTTATATGAcaaaaaaggcaattttttatattgtttgcCCAGTAGTGGAAAGTAAAAACATGGGAGCATATATTGCATTAGAAATaaattacttattattattataatactAGGTCACTATTACTGATACTAATAAAGATACATATGCTATATATTGATTTTGGAGCAGTAATCCACGGTACAGACTCGTCAGGTAATGCTCATTTCAAccatttcatttacttttaatCTATAATATCTGGTGGGTTGCATGATGTATTGCTGGATGTTCAATGTGTAAAATCGAGAGTATTAGAGAACATTAACACTAATTAAGGTGCATGTCGTGGTCAATATGTTATTGCATTTGACtggtagtaaaaaaaaagttaagataAAATGTTTCACTACATGATCAGACGAATTAAtgttattaataattttaaagctgcatttagcTAACTAGCATTGAATCAACGTAAGACGATTAGCCCCGTATGGcgaaaaataacagcagaagcTGTTTACATTTCGTTAGCTGACACATACTCACTCGGCTGGTTGGGACTTGGCACAGTGAAGGTTTCAGAGTTGTTTATCGATGCTAAAGCTCGactttttttacagaaaaagagCTTGGAattgttttatcttttgtaGTTTTTCTACGCGCCACGAAGTTCGTGTCCTTCGATTACCATGGCAACGGTTCGAATCAAACATGGAGTGccttcaacattttttttaatttaactttgaataatataatttacatccttgtgttgtttgttttatctgcagTTTACCGTTACTGTATGTATTATAGTGACAATTTTTATAACTTTATGCACTGCTGGGGGGTTGTGATCTATAATAATCATCTTTTATGAAAACTTTAATCTGTTAAGTCCACCgtatataattaatattaagGATATTAGTTTCATGACttgtaaataaacataaactacaaaacacaaataacttCAGAGAGGAGTAATTTATTATGAAAGGTTCAGAATTAAACGGGAACATGTTCAGATTGTAAAGCAATAGTGCAAACTCTTTTATCAACGGTGTGTgttaatatataatattgtaataaataagataaataattcatttctggACACTGTGTCAAATATATTTGATGCATTTCGCATAGAAAAGGGGGTATTTCAAAAGTTGTTGGTACACTTTGCAATAACTGACAGAAGTATttctactgtgtgtgtctgtgtgccaaTTAATGACTAGAAAGCAGGTAGTGCTGAAGAAAAGGGGGTAGAGGCAGTTTGTCGATTTGATTTTGCCTCTGCTGCCCTAAGAATTGACGAATTGACAGTCCACACAAAGCCATCAGGGCTGGGGGATCACCTGAGAATGAGACAGAAGGGAAAATATTAGTTTCGCAGTAATTCCACTAATTTCAATTGTCTCTGACTGTCTAAACAATTCAAATTGGTGTGTAATGACTTCATACTCACGTGTGGCACCATTAAGGTAGCGCAGTTGTATGATGGCTCCCCCTCTCACACTGCTCACTGCTGGGAAAAGCTGTTCTCCACGAGGGAGGTCTTCAAAAGCTTCACCAAGAAAAGTGCCATCAACAATGAATGCCAGAGTCCCTGCATCAGCATCCAGCACCAGCAGAACACGCTCAGGGATGGGAAGAGGTGTCTCTGACACTTTTCTGTCTGCTGATGTGGAGAACTGTGGCTTCAAAACTTGTTCTGCAGCCTCAGAGTGACATCTCCTGTTCCTTCGTGGGTAAAGTCCTCGACTCTGTCCATCATGCCAAAGCTCATTGGTTTTGAGTTCCCATCCCCAGGACTGTGCATCTCCACCCACCAGCACCTTGTAACCTGAGGCCTGCAGGGGACAATCCTGCCTGGAAATACCAATGACTGCGTGACTCCCTCTGTGGTCAGGACTCCACCACACCTCCCACACATGAAGCCCCTCTTTCACCCCAAAATCTGCTCTCACTCCATCGCTGCTGAGCTCAGCAGGTGAACGAATGACTTTCTGTTTGCAAGCAGAGAGCAGAAAGTGAGGAGAGCAGTGGACTGAGCTCCAGTGTGAGCAGCTGTCTTCTGGAGAAACTGGTGAGGAATTCAATGTGACAGCAAGACGAGAGCAGGTCTGAACAGCTAGTGGAGGGAAAGGTGAAGAAGATGAGACAGGGCCGTCAGACACCCTGCTGTAAAACCAAGCTGACAGTGAAAGACCCATCAGTAGAAGCCTTCAGAGCTGAACACGGACTGGCTTGGTGTTCAGGCAACATTAGAGAAGAGCTGgcaagaagacagaaaaaaaatgcaagtttATAATGGGGTATACACTTTTTATTAAGAATTTGTAAAGGATTAAAAGGTCATATCAGTAGAGCGCAGATTAAAATGACAAGTTCAAAAGTTAGAGTTGAGAAGAGATTCATATAGATAAAGTGTAGTTGAAGAGAGGATAGTAAAACACAGGAAAGGATGGAGTAGAAAATTTAAATGCCAGGGCAGACAAAAATGACATAATTCATTCGAGAGGAGTACAGAACTGGTAAACATGAAGAGCATGATGGTGTTGAAACAAGTGATTAGTTAGctgattgaaaacattttatcagcATTGTCCTTGATTAATAATTTAAGGAagaaattttgatttaaaacgGGAATAGACTAAAGTAATGTTATGGAGAGTAGGAAAGTTCATCAGAAAATTGTCTTAGATTCATATACTCCATCACACACTGCTCACAATAAGTTTAATAAAGTTGATATATTTGCTGTAGCCCAGGTGAACCATTGTATGTAATGCTTGTATACTACATCAAttctgaataaagaaaaaataataataaataattattataggctcatttcagattttaaacatCCCTGACCTGACAGCTGAACGTAGAGTATGAGTAGAAATTAACACTCATGAATGAATTACAGAAAAGTGAAGTTCATTTTAACCACTAGGTATAGTATAGTTAAACAAGGTAAACCAGCAGCTATGATCAGTTAGAACAGAGCACAGggaacaaacatttaaacatcatTATTCCGGTTGGAGCagttcagtaaaaataaatcgTCCTATCAGTCTTACCAGCTGTTTGAGGGAATCTTCTCCTCCGCTGTTTGCAGGCTGTGTCTGCACATCCTGTCCGTATCTCTGTTTTTAAGACTCTCTTATCAAACATCGCGTACGTATTATCGCAGCTCTGTAATGTGGCTGCACGGTCCATCTCTGCAGACTGACGCCATCCAGCGCTGCGGGAACAAGGACGGCACGTCCGTGACGCGTTACTGACCGAGGCGGATTTCAGTAATAATCCGTAAATCACTGTCTGATTTCATTCCGCCCCTGGTCCCATCTTTCACTTGTTTCACCCCCCAGGCTTCTTCTCCCTTCATCGCACTCGGTAATGAATGTAAACATAGATGGcgaaacacaaaaagagaatcAAACTTGGGCTTTTAATCATTAAGAggaaaaatatacaataaaatcCAAAACGGCTCATGATTGCAGAGCGCGCAGGCGCACAATAAAAAGCACTAGGCCCTGAACGCTGTCTTTCAGACACTTGAAAGGCACAAGGTCCAAACTTTAGCTCAAATTTTACATTAAGtggatgtaaataaaatatgatcatgtgtttatttttcaaaaattgtaATATTTCACGGTCATTAATTGACTAGTCACACGTGTGATCAGTTCAGCAGTGCTTGGCTCAATTTCTTCAGGCAACCAGTAGGACAGTTTATGCTACAAATGGACACATGATTGTTTAATGTCAACTTGCTGGCACCAAAACCTGATAAGGACTTTGAAAAGatataataaatattgtatattgttTGTAGGACAAAAAtaggtaattttttttcagagtCAGATTCCATTTCTtcagctaaaaaacaaaaataacacaaccagtGGTTTTGAAAACATCCCCAGCAGACTCATGACAGACAGATTGTTACAAGATACCCTAAATATTGATTCAAATTGTAACcacaaaagcaaatttttttgcaaagtaattttatttcatatgaaCTTTTACAAACAGATtcttcatttactttttcacaAGTGCAGGATTTGTCCACCAGTGGCACCCAAGAAGTCCATCTTTCAACTACAAAACATCTGGCTCAGAACAAGACAgtatttagattttctttttgatgtaaTTACAAGAACAAtaacaattcattcattcattttatgtttccatatttaaataaacactgagATCATATCACATTTACTTGAGGCTTGaatacaataaaaagaaagaaagaaataattgtACAATGTATTGAGAACTATGCTATTTATTGAGAACTGTGTTATTCAAAAACATCTGACAAAAGGGTGAATCTAAACGCAATGCCCTCCACATTTTAACAGACTTCCTCAACTTGATGGCACCAACACCCGATctaaagtaaaagcaaaaaagggggaaaaaatgaaaaacagtcaaaaacaatgttaatttTGAGTCACAATGTTTTGGCAGTTGTGCGCTGTTAAAACCTTGACAGAGTATTCCAAGGTGTTTCAAGGCTTATTTATCATTACTTGTTTTTCCCCCTAGTTGGTTTTAATCCTGTCTCTTACCAACAGCATTCTTCTTGTAGTAAATCAGCCCAGCAAGTAAAAAGACCAGACCCAGCACCAGCCCTGCGGTCCCAACAGCAACCTTGTTTCTCTGTGACTGGGGCATAGGATCTgaaaacacatatacacaaatttacacacagtCCAATTATATCTCTTCTATCTACCCTCAAGTCAAACAGATATGcctctgttttatttaacaACCTACAGCTTCTATGACTCCCTTACCCCAGTCATAAAGTTTGGGCTCCTTGAAGCTGGCATGCTCCACCATACATGTGATTTTCTCCCCAGATCTCGGTGTGTACTCCAAAAGTGAGTGAATCTGGTAGAGCCAATTTCCATTGGATAACTCTTCAGTGGAGCTCACATCAGATGTCACTATCTTCCCATCTCTCAGCCATGTCACATTGATTTTTTTGGGATAGAAGTTGTATGCACTGCAGATAAGCATGTTCGGATGGTTGCTGCTCACAATGTTATGTGATGTCAGCCTGATGTATGGCTCAACTACAGGAAAATGcccacagacaaaaaaagattataaaatCCCAGTTCAAGTACTagcaaatttaaatgaaacttgCATAGATTATGCTGGGTTCTGCAATGCTGGAGATAGCGACCCACACATTACAGTTTAAACGTTTTGCACATATGACATAGCAGTGTAATATATCCTGGGGAGTAATGATAGGTAGAAGGGAAGAAGTACAAGACAAAATAGTGAGAAAACATATTTTGGGTTACCTTTTAAAGGCTTGATAGGTACTCCTTTGATATTTAGGTTTATATTACTGCAAAATTTGAACTTCAATTATGCATCATTAGGGAGAAACTATAATAATTTTTTAGTATTATCCGTGGCCCTCTGCAAAAAGTAGAGACCAAAAGCAGGGCTAGAGATATTAAacttaatattaattaatattaaacttAAATACACCAGTATTTAGGTGACCAGTACCAAAACTCCAAAAGAGTGATCTGTCACTGCTGGTGGTGTCAATAAGTAACAGTTCATGATATCATTTCAAAAGTGATCATATGATACTATTGTACACAGCTTATAGTTTAAGATAGTGTTAATATTTGCTTTGATTACCATGGTAGTCCTGATTATTGCCATGGAATTAGATATGGAGCAATTCAGAGCTATAAAGTTTCTTATTGACACC from Echeneis naucrates chromosome 6, fEcheNa1.1, whole genome shotgun sequence encodes:
- the LOC115045476 gene encoding SPRY domain-containing SOCS box protein 1, giving the protein MGLSLSAWFYSRVSDGPVSSSSPFPPLAVQTCSRLAVTLNSSPVSPEDSCSHWSSVHCSPHFLLSACKQKVIRSPAELSSDGVRADFGVKEGLHVWEVWWSPDHRGSHAVIGISRQDCPLQASGYKVLVGGDAQSWGWELKTNELWHDGQSRGLYPRRNRRCHSEAAEQVLKPQFSTSADRKVSETPLPIPERVLLVLDADAGTLAFIVDGTFLGEAFEDLPRGEQLFPAVSSVRGGAIIQLRYLNGATRDPPALMALCGLSIRQFLGQQRQNQIDKLPLPPFLQHYLLSSH
- the LOC115045223 gene encoding rano class II histocompatibility antigen, A beta chain-like, giving the protein MHVHRSFSFLCLCLSFLRAGALFGYGVSRCQLTSTNESVYLEQFYINKMFLGQYNSTSGKFSGSTEKMKEIADKLNKNPSIMNDEKRNLDKCKTFLPPAVEALSKSVEPYIRLTSHNIVSSNHPNMLICSAYNFYPKKINVTWLRDGKIVTSDVSSTEELSNGNWLYQIHSLLEYTPRSGEKITCMVEHASFKEPKLYDWDPMPQSQRNKVAVGTAGLVLGLVFLLAGLIYYKKNAVDRVLVPSS